A section of the Streptomyces sp. SCL15-4 genome encodes:
- a CDS encoding lysine N(6)-hydroxylase/L-ornithine N(5)-oxygenase family protein — protein sequence MPSSTWERPLTARPDSPTETYDFVGIGLGPFNLGLACLTEPIAGLDGVFLESKPDFEWHAGMFLDGAHLQTPFMSDLVTLADPTSPYSFLNYLKEKGRLYSFYIRENFYPLRVEYDDYCRWAAGKLTSVRFGTTVTEVTYDDELYVVRTAAGDTYRARHLVLGTGTVPFVPEACRDLGGDFLHTSQYMHRKAELLEKKSITVVGSGQSAAEIYYELLAGIDDHGYRLNWVTRSPRFFPLEYTKLTLEMTSPDYIDYFRSLPEETRYRLEKQQKGLFKGINSDLIDSIFDLLYQKDVESGDRPVPTRLLTNSTLRTAAYRDGAYTLGFHQDEQDKDFEIETEGLVLATGYHYTPPAFLAPVRDRLRFDGHGRFDVARNYAVDITGRGVFLQNAGVHTHSITSPDLGMGAYRNAYIIRELLGTEYYPVEKSIAFQEFAV from the coding sequence ATGCCGAGCAGTACCTGGGAGAGACCCTTGACCGCGCGTCCTGACAGCCCGACCGAGACCTACGACTTCGTGGGGATCGGGCTCGGCCCCTTCAACCTCGGCCTCGCCTGCCTCACCGAGCCGATCGCCGGGCTGGACGGCGTCTTCCTGGAGTCCAAGCCCGACTTCGAGTGGCACGCCGGGATGTTCCTGGACGGCGCCCACCTCCAGACCCCGTTCATGTCCGACCTGGTCACCCTGGCCGACCCCACCTCGCCGTACTCCTTCCTGAACTACCTGAAGGAGAAGGGCAGACTGTACTCGTTCTACATCCGCGAGAACTTCTACCCGCTGCGCGTCGAGTACGACGACTACTGCCGCTGGGCCGCCGGGAAACTGACCAGTGTCCGCTTCGGCACCACGGTCACCGAGGTGACCTACGACGACGAGCTGTACGTCGTACGCACCGCGGCCGGGGACACCTACCGCGCCCGGCACCTGGTGCTGGGCACCGGCACGGTCCCGTTCGTCCCCGAGGCGTGCCGGGACCTCGGCGGGGACTTCCTGCACACCTCCCAGTACATGCACCGCAAGGCGGAGCTGCTGGAGAAGAAGTCCATCACCGTCGTCGGCAGCGGACAGAGCGCGGCCGAGATCTACTACGAGCTGCTCGCCGGGATCGACGACCACGGCTACCGGCTCAACTGGGTCACCCGCTCCCCGCGGTTCTTCCCGCTGGAGTACACCAAGCTGACCCTGGAGATGACCTCTCCGGACTACATCGACTACTTCCGGTCGCTGCCCGAGGAGACCCGCTACCGGCTGGAGAAGCAGCAGAAGGGCCTGTTCAAGGGCATCAACTCGGACCTGATCGACTCCATCTTCGACCTGCTGTACCAGAAGGACGTCGAGAGCGGCGACCGTCCGGTGCCCACCCGGCTGCTGACCAACTCCACGCTGCGCACGGCCGCGTACCGGGACGGCGCCTACACCCTCGGCTTCCACCAGGACGAGCAGGACAAGGACTTCGAGATCGAGACCGAGGGCCTGGTCCTGGCCACCGGCTACCACTACACCCCGCCGGCCTTCCTCGCCCCGGTCCGCGACCGCCTCCGCTTCGACGGCCACGGCCGCTTCGACGTGGCCCGCAACTACGCCGTCGACATCACCGGCCGCGGCGTCTTCCTGCAGAACGCCGGCGTCCACACCCACAGCATCACCAGCCCCGACCTGGGCATGGGCGCGTACCGGAACGCGTACATCATCCGAGAACTCCTCGGCACCGAGTACTACCCGGTCGAAAAGTCCATCGCCTTCCAGGAGTTCGCCGTATGA
- a CDS encoding ABC transporter substrate-binding protein encodes MSLARATHLSRRGLLAAGGALGLGAALAACGDDKGKDGGSGGSAGAGGSGPWSFKDDRGTTVKLDKVPAGIVAFTGVGAALYDYGIQVKGVFGPTKTADGKPDVQAGDMDISKVTVLGNAWGQFNIEKYASLAPDVLISTMFDGTGTLWYVPEESKKKIAQLAPSVGISVYDRALTQPLQRMWDLAASLGADMKAAKVTDAKKRFEDAAARLRAAAKAKPDLKVMAGSASDQLFYVSGSNLSIDLEYFKSLGVNFVEPPESAKKQGGGWYESLSWENVDKYHADIIMMDDRSSAIQPADITKATWKKLPAVKAGQVISRSPEPILSYDKCVPLLTNLAEALEKAKKVG; translated from the coding sequence ATGTCCCTTGCCCGTGCCACCCATCTCTCCCGCCGCGGACTGCTCGCCGCGGGCGGCGCCCTCGGTCTCGGGGCCGCGCTCGCCGCCTGCGGGGACGACAAGGGCAAAGACGGCGGCTCCGGCGGGAGCGCGGGTGCGGGCGGGTCGGGCCCCTGGTCGTTCAAGGACGACCGCGGCACGACCGTGAAGCTGGACAAGGTCCCCGCGGGCATCGTCGCGTTCACCGGCGTCGGCGCCGCGCTGTACGACTACGGCATCCAGGTCAAGGGCGTGTTCGGCCCGACGAAGACCGCCGACGGCAAGCCGGACGTCCAGGCCGGCGACATGGACATCAGCAAGGTGACCGTCCTCGGCAACGCCTGGGGCCAGTTCAACATCGAGAAGTACGCCTCCCTCGCCCCGGACGTGCTCATCTCGACGATGTTCGACGGCACCGGCACCCTCTGGTACGTCCCCGAGGAGTCGAAGAAGAAGATCGCGCAGCTGGCCCCCAGCGTCGGCATCTCCGTCTACGACCGCGCGCTCACCCAGCCGTTGCAGCGCATGTGGGACCTCGCCGCGTCGCTCGGCGCGGACATGAAGGCCGCCAAGGTCACCGACGCCAAGAAGCGCTTCGAGGACGCCGCCGCCCGGCTGCGCGCCGCCGCCAAGGCCAAGCCGGACCTCAAGGTGATGGCCGGCAGCGCCAGCGACCAGCTGTTCTACGTCTCCGGCAGCAACCTCTCCATCGACCTGGAGTACTTCAAGTCCCTCGGCGTGAACTTCGTGGAGCCCCCGGAGAGCGCCAAGAAGCAGGGCGGCGGCTGGTACGAGTCGCTCAGCTGGGAGAACGTCGACAAGTACCACGCCGACATCATCATGATGGACGACCGCTCCTCGGCCATCCAGCCCGCCGACATCACCAAGGCCACCTGGAAGAAGCTGCCCGCGGTGAAGGCCGGCCAGGTCATCTCCCGCTCCCCCGAGCCGATCCTCTCCTACGACAAGTGCGTGCCGCTGCTCACGAACCTGGCCGAGGCCCTGGAGAAGGCCAAGAAGGTCGGCTGA
- a CDS encoding siderophore-interacting protein translates to MTTAVAAPFRFFSLQVARTRRLGPSLVRVTFTGCDLHAFHSDGCDQSLSLFLPHPGQSEPVVPLELGDGWWQGWRELPDDVRAVMRSYTLRALRRDPDEIDIDFALHGTEPGAALPAGPASRWAAGAAAGDRVLLLGPAVADNRAIRFRPPGDTDLVVLCGDETAVPAATAILESLPAGTRVRAWLEVPHAGDVQDVRTEADAEITWLVRHDGAPMAVDALRAAPLPGAERPYVWLAGEAGRVKSLRRHFVGERGVDRRRVTFVGYWRQGLTEEQLRATGE, encoded by the coding sequence ATGACGACGGCCGTAGCCGCCCCGTTCCGTTTCTTCTCCCTCCAGGTCGCACGGACGAGGCGGCTCGGCCCGTCCCTGGTCCGGGTCACCTTCACCGGCTGCGACCTGCATGCCTTCCACTCCGACGGGTGCGACCAGTCCCTGTCGCTGTTCCTGCCGCACCCCGGGCAGAGCGAGCCGGTGGTCCCGCTGGAGCTGGGCGACGGCTGGTGGCAGGGCTGGCGGGAACTTCCGGACGACGTACGGGCCGTGATGCGCTCGTACACGCTGCGGGCGCTGCGCCGCGACCCCGACGAGATCGACATCGACTTCGCCCTGCACGGCACCGAGCCCGGCGCCGCCCTGCCCGCCGGTCCCGCCTCCCGCTGGGCCGCGGGGGCCGCCGCCGGCGACCGGGTGCTGCTGCTCGGGCCGGCCGTCGCCGACAACCGCGCGATCCGCTTCCGCCCGCCCGGCGACACCGACCTCGTCGTCCTGTGCGGCGACGAGACGGCCGTACCGGCCGCCACCGCGATCCTGGAGTCCCTGCCCGCCGGCACCCGGGTCCGGGCCTGGCTGGAGGTGCCGCACGCCGGGGACGTACAGGACGTGCGCACGGAGGCGGACGCGGAGATCACGTGGCTCGTACGGCACGACGGGGCCCCCATGGCCGTCGATGCCCTACGGGCCGCCCCGCTGCCCGGCGCCGAGCGGCCGTACGTGTGGCTCGCCGGGGAGGCCGGCCGGGTCAAGTCCCTGCGGCGGCACTTCGTCGGCGAGCGCGGGGTGGACCGGCGGCGCGTGACGTTCGTCGGCTACTGGCGCCAGGGCCTGACGGAGGAACAGCTCCGCGCGACGGGCGAGTAG
- a CDS encoding GNAT family N-acetyltransferase: MTFTFRPVDPLNDAELLHSWVTHPKAAFWMMQDARLQDVERAYMEIAADEHHHALFGLRGGEPVFLMERYDPARRELVGLYEARPGDVGMHFLTPATDSPEHGFTRAVITAVMAHLFADPAVERVVVEPDVRNTAVHALNAAVGFVPEREIDKPEKRALLSFCTREQFEKAVTA; the protein is encoded by the coding sequence ATGACTTTCACGTTCCGTCCCGTCGACCCCCTGAACGACGCGGAGTTGCTGCACTCCTGGGTCACGCATCCCAAGGCGGCGTTCTGGATGATGCAGGACGCGCGACTCCAGGACGTCGAGCGGGCCTATATGGAGATCGCGGCGGACGAGCACCATCACGCACTGTTCGGACTGCGCGGCGGCGAGCCGGTGTTCCTGATGGAGCGTTACGACCCCGCGCGCCGGGAGCTGGTGGGGCTGTACGAGGCGCGGCCCGGGGACGTCGGCATGCACTTCCTGACCCCGGCCACGGACAGCCCGGAGCACGGGTTCACCCGGGCCGTGATCACCGCCGTGATGGCGCACCTGTTCGCCGACCCGGCGGTGGAGCGGGTCGTGGTGGAGCCGGATGTGCGCAACACGGCGGTGCACGCCCTGAACGCGGCCGTCGGGTTCGTGCCCGAACGGGAGATCGACAAGCCGGAGAAGCGGGCACTGCTGAGCTTCTGCACCCGTGAGCAGTTCGAGAAGGCGGTGACCGCATGA
- a CDS encoding hydroxymethylglutaryl-CoA lyase, with amino-acid sequence MSVEGLPMAVPAEGLPARVRIHEVGARDGLQNEKTAVPTAVKAEFIRRLADAGLTTIEATSFVRPEWVPQLADAEELFPRVKDLDAALPVLVPNQRGLDRALALGARYVAVFASATESFAKANLNRTLEESLAVFEPVVRRAKDEGVRVRGYVSMCFGDPWEGPVPLAQVARVCVALRDMGCDELSLGDTIGVATPGQVRALLALLNERGVPTDAIGVHFHDTYGQALANTLAALQHGVSTVDASAGGLGGCPYAKSATGNLATEDLVWMLHGLGIETGADLGRLTATSVWMAEQLGRPSPSRTVRALSHKDQ; translated from the coding sequence ATGAGCGTCGAAGGACTGCCCATGGCCGTACCGGCCGAGGGACTGCCCGCGCGGGTGCGGATTCACGAGGTGGGCGCGCGCGACGGCCTGCAGAACGAGAAGACGGCCGTACCGACGGCGGTGAAGGCCGAGTTCATCCGGCGGCTGGCGGACGCGGGCCTGACCACCATCGAGGCGACGAGCTTCGTCCGCCCCGAGTGGGTGCCGCAACTGGCCGACGCGGAGGAGCTGTTCCCTCGGGTCAAGGACCTGGACGCGGCCCTTCCGGTGCTGGTGCCCAACCAGCGCGGCCTGGACCGGGCGCTGGCCCTCGGCGCGCGGTACGTCGCCGTGTTCGCCAGCGCCACCGAGTCCTTCGCCAAGGCCAACCTCAACCGGACGCTGGAGGAGTCCCTCGCGGTGTTCGAGCCGGTGGTGCGGCGCGCGAAGGACGAGGGCGTGCGGGTGCGGGGCTATGTGTCGATGTGCTTCGGCGACCCGTGGGAGGGCCCGGTGCCGCTCGCCCAGGTGGCGCGGGTGTGCGTGGCGCTGCGGGACATGGGCTGCGACGAGCTGAGCCTCGGCGACACCATCGGGGTGGCCACCCCGGGCCAGGTCCGCGCGCTGCTCGCCCTGCTGAACGAGCGGGGCGTGCCGACGGACGCGATCGGCGTGCACTTCCACGACACCTACGGCCAGGCGCTCGCCAACACCCTGGCCGCCCTCCAGCACGGCGTCAGCACCGTGGACGCCTCCGCCGGGGGACTCGGCGGCTGCCCGTACGCCAAGTCCGCCACCGGCAATCTGGCCACCGAGGACCTCGTCTGGATGCTGCACGGGCTCGGCATCGAGACGGGGGCCGACCTCGGCCGTCTGACCGCCACCAGCGTGTGGATGGCCGAACAGCTGGGCCGGCCCAGCCCGTCCCGTACCGTCCGCGCTCTCTCCCACAAGGACCAGTGA
- a CDS encoding beta-N-acetylhexosaminidase: protein MRPNHGTTPRILPHLLATLLLAAVGVVALDAAPEARAATQAPPIPLDRVIPAPASVTPGGTPYRITRATRVRVDGSAEARRVGAYLAGILRRSTGYPLPLTGHGKGGIRLRLDKGDFGAEGYRLDSGAGGVTLTARTPAGLFHGVQTLRQLLPPAVEKKTAQRGPWQIAGGTVRDRPRYAYRGAMLDVSRHFFTVAQVKRYIDQLALYKVNALHLHLSDDQGWRIAVDSWPRLATYGGANEVGGGRGGHYTKADYRRIVRYAASRYLEVVPEIDMPGHTNAALSSYAELNCDGVAPPPYTGTKVGFSSLCVPKKITYDFVDDVIRELAALTPGRYLHIGGDEAHSTSHPDYVTFMDRVQPVVARYGKTVIGWHQLTGARPAQGALAQYWGRDRTGAAEKEQVAKAARNGTGLILSPADHIYLDMKYTNDSRIGLTWAGLVEVRRSYDWNPGAYLAGVPDSAVRGVEAPLWTETVRDSADIEYLAFPRLAGAAELGWSPADRLGWEGYRARLAAQGPRWDNLGIRYYRSPQVPWPAR from the coding sequence GTGAGACCGAACCACGGCACGACTCCCCGGATCCTCCCCCACCTCCTCGCCACCCTCCTGCTCGCGGCGGTCGGCGTCGTCGCCCTCGACGCGGCCCCCGAGGCCCGGGCCGCCACCCAGGCCCCGCCGATCCCGCTGGACCGCGTCATCCCCGCACCCGCCTCGGTCACCCCGGGCGGCACGCCGTACCGCATCACCCGCGCCACCCGCGTCCGTGTCGACGGTTCCGCCGAGGCCCGCCGCGTCGGCGCCTACCTCGCCGGCATCCTGCGCCGCTCCACCGGCTACCCGCTGCCGCTCACCGGCCACGGCAAGGGCGGCATACGACTCCGCCTGGACAAGGGCGACTTCGGCGCCGAGGGCTACCGGCTGGACAGCGGCGCCGGCGGGGTGACCCTCACCGCGCGCACTCCCGCCGGGCTCTTCCACGGCGTCCAGACCCTGCGCCAGCTCCTCCCGCCGGCCGTCGAGAAGAAGACCGCGCAGCGCGGCCCCTGGCAGATCGCCGGCGGCACCGTGCGGGATCGCCCGCGCTACGCCTACCGGGGCGCCATGCTCGACGTCTCCCGGCACTTCTTCACCGTCGCCCAGGTCAAGCGCTACATCGACCAGCTGGCCCTCTACAAGGTCAACGCACTGCACCTGCACCTCAGCGACGACCAGGGCTGGCGCATCGCCGTCGACTCCTGGCCGCGCCTGGCCACCTACGGCGGCGCCAACGAGGTCGGCGGCGGCCGGGGCGGCCACTACACCAAGGCCGACTACCGCCGGATCGTCCGCTACGCGGCCTCCCGCTACCTGGAGGTCGTCCCCGAGATCGACATGCCGGGCCACACCAACGCGGCCCTCTCCTCCTACGCCGAGCTGAACTGCGACGGCGTGGCACCCCCGCCCTACACCGGCACCAAGGTCGGCTTCAGCTCGCTGTGCGTGCCCAAGAAGATCACCTACGACTTCGTGGACGACGTGATCCGCGAGCTGGCCGCGCTCACTCCCGGCCGCTATCTGCACATCGGCGGCGACGAGGCCCACTCCACCAGCCACCCCGACTACGTCACCTTCATGGACCGCGTGCAGCCGGTCGTCGCCCGCTACGGCAAGACGGTCATCGGCTGGCACCAGCTCACCGGTGCCCGCCCGGCCCAAGGCGCCCTCGCCCAGTACTGGGGCCGGGACCGGACCGGCGCGGCCGAGAAGGAACAGGTCGCCAAGGCCGCCCGCAACGGCACCGGCCTGATCCTGTCCCCGGCCGACCACATCTACCTCGACATGAAGTACACCAACGACAGCCGCATCGGCCTCACCTGGGCGGGCCTGGTGGAGGTGCGGCGCTCCTACGACTGGAATCCGGGCGCGTACCTCGCCGGAGTGCCCGACTCGGCCGTCCGGGGCGTCGAGGCACCCTTGTGGACGGAGACCGTGCGCGACTCCGCCGACATCGAGTACCTGGCCTTCCCCCGGCTCGCCGGAGCCGCCGAGCTGGGCTGGTCGCCGGCCGACCGCCTGGGCTGGGAAGGCTACCGGGCGCGGCTGGCGGCACAGGGCCCGCGCTGGGACAACCTCGGCATCCGCTACTACCGCTCGCCACAGGTCCCCTGGCCCGCACGCTGA
- the desA gene encoding lysine decarboxylase DesA: protein MRSHLLNGLTAEHYRRSVTEGVERVAAKLATTDRPFTGVTADALSPAVDAIDLDRPLGDTAAVLDELEDVYLRDAIYFHHPRYLAHLNCPVVIPAVLAEAVLSAVNSSLDTWDQSAGGTLIERRLIDWTTARIGLGPAADGVFTSGGTQSNLQALLLAREEAKPGPAGWEEGASLSKLRIFASEVSHFSVRKSAKLLGLGPDAVVSVPVDHDKRMQTVALARELERCARDGLVPMAVVATAGTTDFGSIDPLPEIAGLCAQYGVWMHVDAAYGCGLLASLKYRDRIEGIEHADSVTVDYHKSFFQPVSSSAVLVRDAATLRHATYHADYLNPRRAVQERIPNQVDKSLQTTRRFDALKLWVTLRTMGADGIGQLFDEVCDLAREGWKLLAADPRYDVVVEPSLSTLVFRYVPAAVTDPAEIDRANLYARKALFASGDAVVAGTKVAGRHYLKFTLLNPETKTADIAAVLDLIAGHAEQYLGETLDRAS, encoded by the coding sequence ATGCGCTCGCACCTGCTCAATGGCCTCACGGCGGAGCATTACCGCCGCTCCGTGACCGAAGGAGTCGAGCGGGTGGCGGCCAAACTCGCCACCACCGACCGTCCGTTCACCGGCGTCACCGCGGACGCCCTCTCCCCCGCCGTCGACGCCATCGACCTCGACCGTCCACTGGGCGACACCGCCGCCGTCCTGGACGAGCTGGAGGACGTCTACCTGCGGGACGCGATCTACTTCCACCACCCCCGCTACCTCGCCCACCTCAACTGCCCGGTCGTCATCCCGGCGGTGCTCGCCGAGGCCGTGCTCTCCGCCGTCAACTCCTCGCTGGACACCTGGGACCAGTCGGCCGGCGGCACCCTCATCGAGCGCAGGCTCATCGACTGGACCACCGCCCGCATCGGCCTCGGCCCGGCCGCCGACGGCGTCTTCACCTCCGGCGGCACCCAGTCCAACCTCCAGGCACTGCTGCTGGCCCGCGAGGAGGCCAAGCCGGGGCCGGCAGGGTGGGAAGAGGGGGCCTCACTGTCGAAACTGCGCATCTTCGCCTCCGAGGTCAGCCACTTCAGCGTCAGGAAGTCCGCGAAACTGCTCGGCCTCGGCCCGGACGCCGTCGTCTCCGTCCCCGTCGACCACGACAAGCGCATGCAGACCGTCGCCCTCGCCCGCGAGCTGGAGCGCTGCGCGCGCGACGGCCTGGTCCCGATGGCCGTCGTCGCCACCGCCGGCACCACCGACTTCGGCTCCATCGACCCGCTGCCGGAGATCGCCGGACTGTGCGCCCAGTACGGCGTCTGGATGCACGTCGACGCCGCCTACGGCTGCGGACTGCTCGCCTCCCTGAAGTACCGGGACCGCATCGAGGGCATCGAGCACGCCGACTCCGTCACCGTCGACTACCACAAGTCCTTCTTCCAGCCGGTCAGTTCCTCGGCCGTGCTGGTCCGGGACGCGGCCACCCTGCGGCACGCCACCTACCACGCCGACTACCTCAACCCCCGCCGCGCGGTGCAGGAACGTATCCCCAACCAGGTGGACAAGTCCCTCCAGACCACCCGCCGCTTCGACGCGCTCAAGCTGTGGGTCACCTTGCGCACGATGGGTGCCGACGGCATCGGACAGCTCTTCGACGAGGTCTGCGACCTGGCCCGGGAGGGCTGGAAGCTGCTCGCCGCCGACCCGCGCTACGACGTCGTGGTCGAACCCTCCCTCTCCACCCTCGTCTTCCGCTACGTCCCGGCCGCCGTCACCGACCCGGCCGAGATCGACCGGGCCAACCTCTACGCCCGCAAGGCCCTGTTCGCCTCCGGTGACGCCGTCGTCGCGGGCACCAAGGTGGCCGGCCGCCACTACCTGAAGTTCACCCTGCTCAACCCCGAGACCAAGACGGCCGACATCGCCGCCGTCCTCGATCTGATCGCCGGCCATGCCGAGCAGTACCTGGGAGAGACCCTTGACCGCGCGTCCTGA
- a CDS encoding acyl-CoA dehydrogenase family protein → MDHRLSPELEELRRTVEEFAHDVVAPKIGDFYERHEFPYEIVREMGRMGLFGLPFPEEYGGMGGDYLALGLVLEELARVDSSVAITLEAGVSLGAMPLHLFGTPEQKREWLPRLCSGEILGAFGLTEPDGGSDAGATRTTARLDPDTDEWVINGTKCFITNSGTDITGLVTVTAVTGRKPDGRPEISAVIVPSGTPGFTVAAPYSKVGWNASDTRELSFQDVRVPAANLLGEQGRGYAQFLRILDEGRIAIAALATGLAQGCVDESVKYAKERHAFGRPIGANQAIQFKIADMEMKAHTARLAWRDAASRLVAGEPFKKEAALAKLHSSTVAVDNARDATQIHGGYGFMNEYPVARMWRDSKILEIGEGTSEVQRMLIARELGLAG, encoded by the coding sequence ATGGACCACCGTCTCAGCCCCGAGCTGGAGGAACTCCGCCGTACGGTGGAGGAGTTCGCGCACGATGTCGTGGCGCCGAAGATCGGCGACTTCTACGAGCGGCACGAGTTCCCGTACGAGATCGTCCGCGAGATGGGCCGCATGGGCCTGTTCGGGCTGCCGTTCCCGGAGGAGTACGGCGGCATGGGCGGCGACTATCTGGCGCTCGGCCTCGTGCTGGAGGAGCTGGCCCGGGTGGACTCCTCGGTGGCGATCACGCTGGAGGCGGGTGTCTCGCTGGGCGCGATGCCGCTGCATCTGTTCGGCACGCCGGAGCAGAAGCGCGAGTGGCTGCCGCGGCTGTGCTCGGGCGAGATCCTGGGCGCGTTCGGCCTGACGGAACCCGACGGCGGCAGCGACGCCGGAGCGACCCGTACGACCGCCCGCCTGGACCCGGACACGGACGAGTGGGTGATCAACGGCACCAAGTGCTTCATCACCAACTCGGGCACGGACATCACGGGCCTGGTGACCGTCACCGCGGTGACCGGCCGCAAGCCGGACGGCCGTCCGGAGATCTCGGCCGTCATCGTGCCGTCCGGCACGCCGGGCTTCACGGTGGCGGCGCCCTATTCGAAGGTCGGCTGGAACGCCTCCGACACCCGCGAGCTGTCCTTCCAGGACGTCCGGGTCCCGGCCGCCAATCTGCTGGGCGAACAGGGCCGCGGGTACGCCCAGTTCCTGCGCATCCTGGACGAGGGCCGGATCGCCATCGCCGCGCTCGCCACGGGCCTGGCCCAGGGCTGTGTGGACGAGTCGGTCAAGTACGCGAAGGAACGTCACGCCTTCGGCCGCCCGATCGGCGCCAACCAGGCCATCCAGTTCAAGATCGCCGACATGGAGATGAAGGCCCACACGGCCCGGCTGGCCTGGCGCGACGCGGCGTCCCGCCTGGTCGCGGGCGAGCCCTTCAAGAAGGAGGCGGCCCTCGCCAAGCTCCACTCCTCCACGGTCGCCGTCGACAACGCCCGCGACGCCACCCAGATCCACGGCGGCTACGGCTTCATGAACGAGTACCCGGTGGCCCGCATGTGGCGCGACTCCAAGATCCTGGAAATCGGCGAGGGCACGAGCGAGGTACAGCGGATGCTGATCGCCCGCGAACTGGGCCTGGCAGGCTGA
- a CDS encoding IucA/IucC family siderophore biosynthesis protein, whose product MTLADAVAHLSPERWAKANRLLVRKALAEFAHERLITPEEDGGRYAVRSDDGLTAYRFRAVRRALDHWQIDADSITRHRDGGELPLAALDFFIELKESLGLSDEILPVYLEEISSTLSGTCYKLTKPRVTSAELTRAGFQAIETGMTEGHPCFVANNGRLGFGVHEYLSYAPETASPVRLVWLAAHRSRAAFTAGVGIEYESFLREELGEETVARFRARLADRGLDPADYLFIPVHPWQWWNKLSVTFAAEVARDLLVLLGEGDDEYLAQQSIRTFFNTSAPHKHYVKTALSVLNMGFMRGLSAAYMEATPAINDWLARLIEDDPVLKASGLSIIRERAAVGYRHLEYERATDRYSPYRKMLAALWRESPVPSLEEGESLATMASLLHVDHEGASFAGALIERSGLGPVEWLRRYLRAYYVPLLHSFYAYDLVFMPHGENTILVLRDGAVRRAVYKDIAEEIAVMDPDADLPPEVRRIRVEVPEDKKLLSIFTDVFDCFFRFLAAQLAAEGILEEDGFWRTVAEVTRAYQEANPRLADRFRQYDMFAPRFALSCLNRLQLRDNRQMVDLADPSGALQLVGTLKNPLARF is encoded by the coding sequence ATGACCCTCGCCGACGCCGTGGCCCATCTGTCCCCCGAGCGGTGGGCGAAGGCCAACCGGCTGCTGGTGCGCAAGGCGCTCGCCGAGTTCGCGCACGAGCGGCTGATCACGCCCGAGGAGGACGGCGGCCGGTACGCGGTGCGCAGTGACGACGGGCTGACCGCCTACCGGTTCCGTGCCGTGCGGCGGGCCCTGGACCACTGGCAGATCGACGCCGACTCGATCACCCGGCACCGCGACGGCGGCGAACTGCCGCTCGCCGCGCTGGACTTCTTCATCGAGCTGAAGGAGTCCCTGGGACTGAGCGACGAGATCCTGCCGGTGTACCTGGAGGAGATCTCCTCCACCCTGTCGGGCACCTGCTACAAGCTCACCAAGCCCCGGGTGACCTCGGCGGAGCTGACGCGCGCCGGGTTCCAGGCGATCGAGACCGGGATGACCGAGGGCCATCCGTGCTTCGTCGCGAACAACGGCCGGCTGGGCTTCGGCGTCCACGAGTACCTGTCGTACGCCCCGGAGACCGCGAGCCCCGTCCGGCTGGTGTGGCTGGCGGCGCACCGCTCGCGGGCCGCCTTCACGGCCGGCGTGGGAATCGAGTACGAGTCGTTCCTGCGCGAGGAGCTGGGCGAGGAGACGGTGGCGCGGTTCCGGGCCCGCCTCGCCGACCGGGGCCTGGACCCGGCCGACTACCTGTTCATCCCGGTCCACCCCTGGCAGTGGTGGAACAAGCTCAGCGTCACCTTCGCCGCCGAGGTGGCCCGCGACCTGCTGGTCCTGCTCGGCGAGGGCGACGACGAGTACCTGGCCCAGCAGTCGATCCGTACCTTCTTCAACACCAGCGCCCCGCACAAGCACTATGTGAAGACGGCCCTGTCGGTCCTCAACATGGGCTTCATGCGCGGTCTGTCGGCCGCCTACATGGAGGCGACCCCGGCGATCAACGACTGGCTGGCCCGGCTGATCGAGGACGACCCGGTGCTGAAGGCGAGCGGTCTGTCGATCATCCGGGAGCGGGCCGCGGTCGGCTACCGGCACCTGGAGTACGAGCGGGCCACCGACCGCTACTCGCCGTACCGCAAGATGCTGGCCGCGCTGTGGCGGGAGAGCCCGGTGCCGTCGCTGGAGGAGGGCGAGTCCCTGGCGACGATGGCCTCGCTGCTGCACGTCGACCACGAGGGCGCGTCCTTCGCGGGCGCGCTGATCGAGCGGTCGGGCCTCGGCCCGGTGGAGTGGCTGCGCCGGTACCTGCGGGCCTACTACGTGCCGCTGCTGCACAGCTTCTACGCCTATGACCTGGTGTTCATGCCGCACGGCGAGAACACGATCCTGGTGCTGCGGGACGGCGCGGTGCGGCGGGCGGTCTACAAGGACATCGCCGAGGAGATCGCCGTCATGGACCCGGACGCGGACCTGCCGCCGGAGGTGCGGCGCATCCGCGTGGAGGTTCCCGAGGACAAGAAGCTGCTGTCGATCTTCACGGACGTCTTCGACTGCTTCTTCCGCTTCCTCGCCGCGCAGCTGGCCGCCGAGGGAATCCTGGAGGAGGACGGCTTCTGGCGCACGGTCGCCGAGGTCACCCGCGCGTACCAGGAGGCGAACCCGCGGCTGGCCGACCGGTTCCGGCAGTACGACATGTTCGCCCCTCGATTCGCGCTGTCCTGCCTCAACCGGCTCCAGCTGCGCGACAACAGGCAGATGGTGGACCTCGCCGACCCCTCCGGCGCGCTCCAGCTGGTCGGCACCCTGAAGAACCCTCTCGCCCGGTTCTGA